From the genome of Leptotrichia sp. oral taxon 847:
TGCAAATACACCTGACAGTAACACAGTTTCAGCTTGTGAAATTGCAATTGGGCTTATGATAGCCTCAGCTAGAAATATAGTTTCTGCAAATAATTTTATCAAAAGCGGAAAATGGGAAAGAGAAATTTTCGTGGGAAATGAGTTATTTGAAAAAACATTGGGGATTATTGGACTTGGAAGAATAGGAAGCCTTATGGCAAAGAGGATGAAAGCGTTTGGAATGAATTTAATCGCATATGACCCGTATATTTCTGATGAAGTATTTAAGAGAAATAATTGTGAAAAAGCTAATACACTTGACGAACTTTTGGCAAAATCAGATGTAATTACAATTCATACACCAAAGACAAATGAAACAATAAATATAATAAATTCTGAAAATATTTCTAAGTTAAAAGATGGGGTTAGACTTATTAATGCGGCTCGTGGAGGACTATTTAATGAAGAAGCGGTTGCAGAAGGTCTAAGAAGCGGGAAAATAGCAAGTTTTGGATATGATGTCCACTCGGTTGAGCCTAGAAGTGAATGTGTGCTTTACGAATTTGAAAATGCGATTACAACTCCACATATCGGAGCGACAACTTACGAAGCACAAAGAAATGTTGGAACTCAAGTTGTAAAACAAGTATTAAATGGACTTCGTGGAGAAATTGTGGAAACAGCGGTAAACTTGCCGTCAATTGGAAGAGAAGAGTATTTAATCGTAAAACCTTATATAAATTTGGCTGAAAAATTGGGAAAAATTTATTTTCAAATTGAAAAAAATCCAATTTCAAATATTGTAATTAATTACTATGGTGAAATTGCACAACAGGAGACAGCTTTAGTTGATGCGACGGCAATAAAAGGGATTTTGGAGCCTGTGTTAAAGGAGGAAGTAAATTACATAAATTCAAAACCACTTGCTGAAAAAAGAGGAATTAATATTGCAATAAATAAAAAAGATGTCAAATACAAAAATTATTTATCGGCAATAGAATTTGTAGTAAGCAATGAAGAAGGGCACAAAATTCATGTTGTCGGAACAATTGGAATAAATGGCGAAGAAAGAATAGTAAACATTAAAAAACATGATGTCGATATGGCAATTTCAGATAATATGATTTATCTTGGAAATGACGACGTTCCAGGAGTGATTGGAGCGGTAGGGGAAACATTAGGAAAAGCTGGTGTAAATATTGCAACAATGAATGTTGGAAGAAGAAATGACAGTGCTATAATGTTACTTACAGTAGATAGTGAAGTCGAAGAAAAAGCGCTGAAAAAATTAAGAAATTTAAGTCAAATAAAGTGGGCTTACTATTTGGATTTAAAATTATAACAATGGAAGGAGAACGATTGAAAAGTTTTAGTAAAACTTTATCAATTTATAAAAATGGGTTTAAAATTTAGAGTAAAAGTGCCAGGAACTTCTGCAAATATCGGTGTTGGTTACGATTGCCTGGGAGTGGCATTAGATTATTTTTTGGAAATGGAAGTAGAAGAAAGTGATAAAATCGAGTTTTTGGAAGGTGGAAAACCGTTTTCTATACCAATTGAAGAAAATCTGATTTTTGAAGCGATAAAATACACTGAAAAGCATTTGGTAAAAAATATTCCAAGTTATAGAGTTAATATCACTAGAAATGACATTCCTATTTCTCGTGGACTTGGAAGTAGTTCGTCAGCAATCGTCGCTGGAATTTTAATTGCAAATAAATTTGCGGGAGATGTTTTAGATGTGGATGAAATAGCAAAATTGGCTGTGGAAATGGAAGGGCACCCAGATAATGTCATTCCTGCAATATTTGGAGGGATGGTTTTGACAGCACATGACAAAGATAAATTGGTGTATAGTTCGCTTCTTAGTTCAGACGACTTATGTTTTTATGTGATGATACCGGATTTTAAATTGGCTACTGAAAAAGCTAGAAGTGTGCTTCCTAATTCTTATTTAGTTTCGGATGTAATTAACAATATGTCGAAACTTGGATTGCTAGTTAATGCCTTTAATAAAAGCGAATACCAAAATTTAAGATTTTTATTGGGTGATAAAATTCATCAGCCTTATAGATTTGCACTTATAAATGATTCTGAAAAAATATTTGAAATGTCAAAAAAATATGGTGCGCTTGGAGAATATATAAGTGGAGCAGGTCCTACTTTAATTTCTCTTAATTATGACAACGATGAATTTTTGGAAAATATGAAAAAAGATTTGGAAAAATTACCAGATAAATGGACTATTGAAAAGAAAAAAATCAATTTGTACGGTGCCGAAGTTTTTTAAATGAAAATTTTAAAATGAATAAATTTAATAAAAAATAATTGATATTTACTGTAATTTTACAGTTTATATCTTTTATTTTTTTTAATAGTTTGTATATTTTTTTATAAAAAAATTTAGAAAGGGGAAAAATGGTAAATCTTAATGTAGGGTCGCTGGAAGTAATAACAGGAAGTATGTTTTCTGGGAAAAGTGAAGAACTTATAAGGCGACTTAGAAGAGCAAAATTTGCAAAACAAAAAGTTGTTACATTTAAACATTCTGTCGATAATAGATATGGAGAAAATGGCGTATTTTCTCACAGAAAAGAAAGCATTTTTGCGTATCCGGTAAAAAATGTCGCTGAAATGGAAAAAATTATGGATGAAAATATTGATGCCGAAATTATTGGAATTGATGAAGTACAGTTCTTTGGCAATGAAATTGTAGATTTTTGTAAGAAATATGTCGATTTTGGGAAAAGGGTGATTGTGGCAGGACTTGATATGAGTTTTAGAGCTGAGCCGTATGAACCTGTTCCAGAACTTATGGCAATTGCCGACGAAGTTGATAAATTACATGCTATTTGTACCGTTTGTGGAAAACCTGCTTATGCGAGTCAAAGACTTTTGGATGGGAAACCTGCATATTATGAAGATCCGCTTGTGATGGTTGGAACAAGTGAAAATTATGAAGCTAGATGTAAAAGGCATTTTATTATAAATCACAGAAATGAAAAAAAAGCCAAAATTTATTTTTTTGTCGGAACGGAAATTAATGTTGGAAAAAAATTTGTTGAAGAAATGTATATAAAAAATTTGTCAAAAGATGGAAATGTGAAAAGTGAAACAATAATTTTGAGCGGAAATATTATAAATTGTGAAAAAAATGTGCTAAAAAATTTACGGAAAAAAGTTGAAGAAAAAATTTCGAAAAATGATTTTTTGTTTGTAAGAATTACAGGGGGAATTTTACTTCCAATCGAAAAAAATTATACAATTTTGGATTTTATGTGTGAGATGCGAAAAAGTTCTGAAGTTGTAATTGTTTCAAAAAATAAAAAAGGAGTGTTAAATCAGATTTTGGTGATGGTGGATTTGTTGAAAAAATCAGATTTGAATTTGAGAGAAATTGTTTATAAAAAAACTGGCAATAAAAATGAAATTGAAGAAAATCAAATAATTGAAAAAATTTCAAACTTAGCTGGAATTGGATATAGAATGATTTAAAAAATAAAAAAGGAGAAGAAATTGGGTATATTAGATAAATTAAACGAAGAACAAAGAAAAGCGGCGGAAAAAGTCGAAGGACCTGTGTTAATATTGGCTGGAGCAGGAAGTGGGAAAACTAGAACGGTTACTTATAGAATGGCACATATGATAAAAGAAAAAGGAATTTCGCCACTTAACATACTTGCGTTAACTTTTACAAATAAAGCTGCAAGAGAAATGAAGGAAAGAGCTGAAGAGCTTATTGGAAGTGAAGCACAAAACTTGATAGTATCAACATTTCACGCTTTTTCGGTAAGACTTTTAAAAATGTATGCCGATAGAATTGGATATGATAGAAATTTTAACATTTATGATGTGGACGACCAAAAATCTATTATTACAAAAATAAAAAAAGAAATGAACATTGGAGACAATGACAGTTCAAAGCCTGGAGTTTTGGCAAATAGAATTAGCAAATTGAAGGAGCAGGGAATCGGAGTAAATGAATTAGGGCAGCAAGTTGACTTAAAAGTTCCAGCAAATAAAATTTTTGCACAAATTTATCAAAGTTATAACGAGACTTTGAAAAAAAACAATGCAATGGACTTTTCGGATTTGCTTGTGAATGCTAGAAAATTATTGGATGATAAATTTATTCTTGAACGAATACAGGAGAGATATAAGTATATTATGGTGGATGAATATCAAGATACAAATGATATTCAATACGAGATAATCAATTTGATTGCAGAAAAATATAAAAATATTTGCGTCGTGGGAGATGAAGATCAGAGTATTTACGCTTTTCGTGGAGCAAATATTAATAATATACTAAATTTTGAGCGAGATTACAAAGATGCGTTTACTGTAAAATTGGAACAGAATTACCGTTCAACTAAAAAGATACTCGATACAGCAAACGAACTTATCAAAAACAACAAAAGCTCAAAAGGAAAAAATCTTTGGACGAATTCTAGTGAAGGAGAAAAAATTAAAGTTTACAACGCCACAGATATTTTTGACGAAGCAAATTACATCGTGTCAGAAATAAGAAAAAAAGTTAAAAATGGTGCGTCTTACAGCGAAATGACTATTCTTTATCGTACAAATGCGCAATCTCGAATACTGGAAGAAAAATTACTGGCTGCAAATGTACCGTATAAAATTTATGGTGGAATGCAGTTTTTTCAAAGAAAGGAAATAAAAGATATCTTGGCGTATCTAAGTTTGTTAAATAACAGAAATGACAATCACAATTTTACAAGAATTATAAATGTTCCAAAAAGAGCGGTTGGAGAAAAGACACTTCAAAAAATTTCAGAATTTGCGGTTGAGAAAAATATGTCAATGTTGGATGCACTGAAATATGTTGATGAAATTTCAATTAGGGCAACTGTAAAGCCAACATTAAAAAGTTTTTATAATATGATGGAAAACATTCATTCGAATCTTGAAAATTTGTCAATAAAAGAAATATTTGAGCAAATTTTGTCAAAAACGGGTTATATTGAAAGTCTTGAAGATAATAAAGAAGATAGGATAAAAAATATAGAAGAACTTTTAAACAGTATAACTGAACTAGAAAAACAAAATCCAGGAATTTCATTGAACGAATATCTTGATATGGTGTCTCTTACTTCGTCATCGGATAACATCGAAGAAGATGAAAATTATGTTAAGTTAATGACAATTCACAGTTCAAAAGGTTTGGAGTTTAACTATGTATTTTTAGTTGGAATGGAAGAAGGATTGTTTCCCTCAATCTCATTTGATGCGCCAGAAGAAGAAATTGAAGAGGAGCGTAGACTTTGCTACGTGGCAATCACTCGTGCCAAAAAAGAATTGTTTGTTTCGTACGCTTCAACAAGAAAAATTTGGGGAAAAGATGATAATTTTAGAAAACCGTCAAGATTTTTATATGAGATGAAGCAGGATAACTTGGAATATGTCGGTGGAAGATTTGGCACTTTAAAAAGGGATAACAGAGTTAAAAATATTACAAAAATTGAAAATTTTAATCCATTTTCAAAAGGCGGATTTGGAAGAAAAGTAGAAAAAAGAAAATCAGAAAAGTCAGAAGATTTAAAATATAAGGTGGGACAAACCGTAATTCACAAAAAATTTGGTTCGGGTAAAATAAAAAAGATTGATATGAAGAGTATGACTGTGGAGTTTAAGGTTGGAGAGAAAAAAATCGCACTAATACTTGCCGATAAAATTTTGGAAAGTTAAAAAAATTTTTTAAAGAGTAGGAAATAAAAAAATTTTCTACTCTTTTTATAAAGAAAATGAAATTTTTTCGTATTGAATTCCCCAAAGAAATGTGTTATTATTTAACTAGTAAAAATTTTTTACAAGGAAAATAAAAGTAGGAGAAAAAGATGAAAAAAGATATTATTTCAATGAATGATATGACAAAAGAAGAGATAATGGAAATTTTAAAGTTGGCAAAAAAAATTGAAAATATTTCAGAAGAAGAAAAATTAAAAATTTTAAGTGGTAAAATAGTTTCCACTCTTTTTTTTGAGCCAAGCACACGGACAAAGATGTCTTTTGAGTCGGCAGCATTTAGGTTGGGAGCAAATGTTTTGCAGTTGCCACCGGCAGAGTACTCTTCATTAAAAAAGGGGGAATCGTTTACGGATACAATAAAAATGGTAGAAAGCTACTCTGATGTAATTGTTGTGCGTCATCCATTTGATGGAGCAGCAAGACTTGCATCAGTAACTTCAAAAAATCCCGTCATAAATGCGGGAGATGGATCAAATCAACACCCAAGTCAAACGCTATTAGATTTATACACAATTTTGGAAGAAAAGAGAACATTGGAAAATTTATCAATTGCTTTTGTTGGAGATTTGAAGTATGGAAGAACAGTCCATTCACTAATGAGGGCACTTACACATTTTAATCCAACTGTTTATTTCGTAGCACCGCAAATTTTACAGATGCCAGATTATTTGCTGGAAGATTTGCAAAAGCATAACATAAAATATGAAATTTTATCTGATTTCAGAGATTGTCTCGATAAAATTGATGTTTTTTATATGACTAGAATTCAGAAGGAAAGATTTCTCGATGTTGATGAGTACGAAAAATTAAAGGGAATCTACATTATAAATAAAAAAAATATTTTAGGAAAATGTAAAGATGATATGATTATTTTACATCCGCTTCCAAGAGTTGATGAAATTTCAACAGATCTTGATTCAACAAAACACGCTTTATATTTTAAACAAGCTAAAAATGGGATTCCTATTAGACAAGCAATGATGATAAAAGTTTTAGAAAAAGAAAAAATGATTTAATAAATAATTTTATTAAGAGAATTAGATATTTTATTGAAAAATTTAGATTTATTGTTTGATTATGTTAATATTTTTTACAAATATTTAAAAATGAAAGGTTAATAAGATGAGCAAAAGAAAAGAATTGTTAATTGGAGCTATAAAAAATGGAATTGTAATTGATCATATTCCATCAAAAAAAGTTTTTTTGATTGTAGAAATTTTAAAATTAAAAGATTATTCAGAAAGAATTACAGTTGCAACAAATATGCCTAGTAGTTCGCTTTTAAAAAAAGGAATTATAAAAATTGAAGATAAGATTTTGCAGGAAAATGAATTAAACAATATTTCTTTAATTGCGCCAAATGTTACAATAAACATTATAGAAAATTATGAGGTTGTGGAAAAAACAAAATTAGAAAGACTGGATGAAGTCGAAGAACTTGTAAAATGCGATAATCCAAAATGCATTTCAAATCACGAAAATATCAAGACAAAATTTGTAAGATTGAGTGAAGAAAACAAATATAAATGTTTTTATTGTGAAAAGATTATTTCAGAAGATGAAATTCAGCTAAAGACTAAATAGATTTTTTGTCAAAATAAAAATTAAAATTTTTGAAAAATAAAAATATAATTGAAAAATATTAAAAAAATTTGAAATGGAGAGAAAGTTTTAAAATGCAAAATAATTGTGAAAAAAATGATAAGAAAGAATTTTTGGAAAATGTAGAAATTTTGGAAAATAAAGATGTCGGTGGAGATAATTTTTTGATGAGAGTAAAGTCTGAAAATGTCAAAAATAGGAAAAATATTCCAATTGCAGGACAGTTTTATATGTTAAAATTGAAAAATGAAATCATGATTTTAAGAAGACCAATAAGTCTTCATAGTGTAGATTATGAGACGGGAGAAATAGAATTTTTGTACAAAGTTTTAGGAAAAGGAACAAGAGAGCTGTCAAATTATGAAAAAGGAGATGTCATAAACATTCAAGGACCGCTTGGAAATGGTTTTGAAATAATAAAAAGTTCATCTAAAATAGTGATTGTTGGCGGTGGAATTGGACTTGCGCCATTAAAGCAGCTACTTAAAGAATTATTAAAAAGTGAAAAGAATAAAAAAATCATTTTTATTGCTGGAGGTAGAGATAAAAAGACTTTGGAAATACTAAAAAATTTTGATTTTTCGGATAAAAGAATTTTTCTTAAAATTTGCAGCGATGATGGAAGTGCTGGAGAAAAGGCAAATGTTATTGAATTATTGAAAAAAGAAATGTCAATTGATGAAGAAATTGACGTTGTTTATTCTTGTGGGCCTCATAAAGTATTGGAATTAATTTCTGAATTAGCAAATGAAAATGGAATAATTTCGCAAGTTTCGATGGAAGAAAGAATGGCTTGTGGGGTAGGAGCTTGTGTGGGATGTTCTATTCCAAGCAAAGAAGGAATGAAAAAAGTTTGTAAGAATGGACCTGTTTTTTACAGCAAAATTTTTGATATAAAATCTGAAAATGCAGAAAATGGGGGTGAATCAGATGGAAAATAAGATAAATAGACTTTCAACAGACTTTTTGGGAGTAAATTTAAAAAATCCCATTTTTACAGGAAGTGGATGTTTCGCTTTTGGAACAGAATATATAGATTATTTTGATCCGAATGAATTGGGGGCAGTTGTGATAAAGGGATTAACTTTGGAAAAAAGAGACGGAAATTCAGGATCAAGAATTGCAGAAACTCCAGCGGGGATGTTAAACAGTGTGGGACTTGAGAATCCTGGAATTGATTATTTTGAGAAAAATATCATAAAAGAGATAAAAAAATATTTGACAGTGCCAATAGTTGCAAATATTAACGGAAGTACGGTTGAGCAATATGTGAATCTCACAAAAAGACTTGATAAAATGGAAGAAATAAAAATTTTGGAATTAAATATTTCT
Proteins encoded in this window:
- a CDS encoding ATP-dependent helicase, with amino-acid sequence MGILDKLNEEQRKAAEKVEGPVLILAGAGSGKTRTVTYRMAHMIKEKGISPLNILALTFTNKAAREMKERAEELIGSEAQNLIVSTFHAFSVRLLKMYADRIGYDRNFNIYDVDDQKSIITKIKKEMNIGDNDSSKPGVLANRISKLKEQGIGVNELGQQVDLKVPANKIFAQIYQSYNETLKKNNAMDFSDLLVNARKLLDDKFILERIQERYKYIMVDEYQDTNDIQYEIINLIAEKYKNICVVGDEDQSIYAFRGANINNILNFERDYKDAFTVKLEQNYRSTKKILDTANELIKNNKSSKGKNLWTNSSEGEKIKVYNATDIFDEANYIVSEIRKKVKNGASYSEMTILYRTNAQSRILEEKLLAANVPYKIYGGMQFFQRKEIKDILAYLSLLNNRNDNHNFTRIINVPKRAVGEKTLQKISEFAVEKNMSMLDALKYVDEISIRATVKPTLKSFYNMMENIHSNLENLSIKEIFEQILSKTGYIESLEDNKEDRIKNIEELLNSITELEKQNPGISLNEYLDMVSLTSSSDNIEEDENYVKLMTIHSSKGLEFNYVFLVGMEEGLFPSISFDAPEEEIEEERRLCYVAITRAKKELFVSYASTRKIWGKDDNFRKPSRFLYEMKQDNLEYVGGRFGTLKRDNRVKNITKIENFNPFSKGGFGRKVEKRKSEKSEDLKYKVGQTVIHKKFGSGKIKKIDMKSMTVEFKVGEKKIALILADKILES
- the serA gene encoding phosphoglycerate dehydrogenase, with protein sequence MFKILVGEYIDDDAVAGLKAAKDVEVDVKIGISREEILDIIQNYDALIVRSVIKVDKELLDKAKNLKIVGRAGNGVDNINIPEATAHGVIVANTPDSNTVSACEIAIGLMIASARNIVSANNFIKSGKWEREIFVGNELFEKTLGIIGLGRIGSLMAKRMKAFGMNLIAYDPYISDEVFKRNNCEKANTLDELLAKSDVITIHTPKTNETINIINSENISKLKDGVRLINAARGGLFNEEAVAEGLRSGKIASFGYDVHSVEPRSECVLYEFENAITTPHIGATTYEAQRNVGTQVVKQVLNGLRGEIVETAVNLPSIGREEYLIVKPYINLAEKLGKIYFQIEKNPISNIVINYYGEIAQQETALVDATAIKGILEPVLKEEVNYINSKPLAEKRGINIAINKKDVKYKNYLSAIEFVVSNEEGHKIHVVGTIGINGEERIVNIKKHDVDMAISDNMIYLGNDDVPGVIGAVGETLGKAGVNIATMNVGRRNDSAIMLLTVDSEVEEKALKKLRNLSQIKWAYYLDLKL
- a CDS encoding dihydroorotate dehydrogenase electron transfer subunit, whose protein sequence is MQNNCEKNDKKEFLENVEILENKDVGGDNFLMRVKSENVKNRKNIPIAGQFYMLKLKNEIMILRRPISLHSVDYETGEIEFLYKVLGKGTRELSNYEKGDVINIQGPLGNGFEIIKSSSKIVIVGGGIGLAPLKQLLKELLKSEKNKKIIFIAGGRDKKTLEILKNFDFSDKRIFLKICSDDGSAGEKANVIELLKKEMSIDEEIDVVYSCGPHKVLELISELANENGIISQVSMEERMACGVGACVGCSIPSKEGMKKVCKNGPVFYSKIFDIKSENAENGGESDGK
- a CDS encoding thymidine kinase, with the translated sequence MVNLNVGSLEVITGSMFSGKSEELIRRLRRAKFAKQKVVTFKHSVDNRYGENGVFSHRKESIFAYPVKNVAEMEKIMDENIDAEIIGIDEVQFFGNEIVDFCKKYVDFGKRVIVAGLDMSFRAEPYEPVPELMAIADEVDKLHAICTVCGKPAYASQRLLDGKPAYYEDPLVMVGTSENYEARCKRHFIINHRNEKKAKIYFFVGTEINVGKKFVEEMYIKNLSKDGNVKSETIILSGNIINCEKNVLKNLRKKVEEKISKNDFLFVRITGGILLPIEKNYTILDFMCEMRKSSEVVIVSKNKKGVLNQILVMVDLLKKSDLNLREIVYKKTGNKNEIEENQIIEKISNLAGIGYRMI
- the thrB gene encoding homoserine kinase, whose protein sequence is MGLKFRVKVPGTSANIGVGYDCLGVALDYFLEMEVEESDKIEFLEGGKPFSIPIEENLIFEAIKYTEKHLVKNIPSYRVNITRNDIPISRGLGSSSSAIVAGILIANKFAGDVLDVDEIAKLAVEMEGHPDNVIPAIFGGMVLTAHDKDKLVYSSLLSSDDLCFYVMIPDFKLATEKARSVLPNSYLVSDVINNMSKLGLLVNAFNKSEYQNLRFLLGDKIHQPYRFALINDSEKIFEMSKKYGALGEYISGAGPTLISLNYDNDEFLENMKKDLEKLPDKWTIEKKKINLYGAEVF
- the pyrB gene encoding aspartate carbamoyltransferase gives rise to the protein MKKDIISMNDMTKEEIMEILKLAKKIENISEEEKLKILSGKIVSTLFFEPSTRTKMSFESAAFRLGANVLQLPPAEYSSLKKGESFTDTIKMVESYSDVIVVRHPFDGAARLASVTSKNPVINAGDGSNQHPSQTLLDLYTILEEKRTLENLSIAFVGDLKYGRTVHSLMRALTHFNPTVYFVAPQILQMPDYLLEDLQKHNIKYEILSDFRDCLDKIDVFYMTRIQKERFLDVDEYEKLKGIYIINKKNILGKCKDDMIILHPLPRVDEISTDLDSTKHALYFKQAKNGIPIRQAMMIKVLEKEKMI
- the pyrI gene encoding aspartate carbamoyltransferase regulatory subunit; protein product: MSKRKELLIGAIKNGIVIDHIPSKKVFLIVEILKLKDYSERITVATNMPSSSLLKKGIIKIEDKILQENELNNISLIAPNVTINIIENYEVVEKTKLERLDEVEELVKCDNPKCISNHENIKTKFVRLSEENKYKCFYCEKIISEDEIQLKTK